The proteins below are encoded in one region of Pelecanus crispus isolate bPelCri1 chromosome 4, bPelCri1.pri, whole genome shotgun sequence:
- the LOC104033405 gene encoding interleukin-8 produces MDRPDRASAILRDKRGHCSAEPELNNPAKNSCLIMNGKLVAVLALFLVSAAMSQGRTLARMATELRCQCIATHSKFIPPRSIQDVKLIQSGPHCKNIEVIATLKDGKEVCLDPTAPWVQRIINAILAKAQLNSDSPL; encoded by the exons ATGGATCGTCCGGACAGGGCATCAGCAATCCTCCGGGACAAGAGAGGTCACTGCTCCGCAGAACCAGAGCTAAACAATCCAGCGAAAAACTCCTGCCTAATCATGAATGGCAAACTTGTGGCTGTCCTGGCTCTTTTCCTGGTTTCAGCGGCGATGTCTCAGG GTAGGACCCTGGCAAGGATGGCCACCGAGCTCCGGTGCCAGTGCATAGCCACTCATTCCAAGTTCATCCCTCCCCGCTCCATTCAAGATGTGAAGCTGATACAGAGCGGCCCCCACTGCAAGAACATTGAAGTCAT AGCTACTCTGAAGGACGGCAAAGAGGTGTGCTTGGATCCCACTGCTCCCTGGGTACAGCGGATCATAAATGCCATTTTGGCCAA GGCTCAGCTCAATTCTGACTCACCACTCTAA
- the LOC104033428 gene encoding interleukin-8: MDGKSTAVALVLFLVFMAGSEGKAPAKTEQKGFRCLCVSTHSKFMPPKAIQSVRISQRGPRCKNVEIIATLQDGREVCLEPTAPWVRLTVKAILARARDNITSPIKEKSRKKIPWSFSKI, translated from the exons ATGGATGGCAAATCTACTGCTGTTGCTTTGGTTCTCTTTCTGGTCTTCATGGCGGGGTCAGAAg GTAAGGCCCCGGCGAAGACAGAGCAAAAAGGCTTCCGATGCCTGTGCGTAAGCACTCATTCCAAGTTCATGCCTCCCAAGGCTATTCAGAGTGTAAGAATAAGCCAAAGAGGACCTCGCTGCAAAAATGTGGAAATCAT AGCTACGCTGCAAGACGGCAGAGAAGTGTGTTTGGAACCCACTGCTCCCTGGGTCCGGCTCACTGTAAAGGCTATTTTGGCCAG GGCCAGAGACAATATTACGTCACCAATCAAAGAAAAGTCAAGGAAAAAGATACCTTGGAGTTTTTCAAAGATATGA
- the LOC104033411 gene encoding interleukin-8: MMGKAVAALLTLLLISAIGTKGKALPRSAIELRCQCVGTHSKFIHPKLIQNVNLIPSGPHCKNVEVIATLTDGREVCLEPTAPWVKLIIKAILDKANAKPETVS; this comes from the exons ATGATGGGTAAGGCTGTGGCTGCCCTCCTGACTCTTCTCCTCATCTCAGCCATTGGAACGAAAG GTAAGGCCCTGCCACGCTCAGCAATTGAACTCCGATGCCAGTGCGTAGGCACCCATTCCAAGTTCATCCATCCCAAGCTAATTCAGAACGTGAACCTCATCCCCAGCGGACCTCACTGCAAGAACGTTGAAGTCAT aGCTACCCTGACAGACGGCAGAGAAGTGTGCCTGGAGCCCACTGCTCCCTGGGTGAAGCTGATCATCAAGGCAATTCTGGACAA ggCAAACGCCAAACCTGAAACAGTGTCCTAA